One Cyprinus carpio isolate SPL01 unplaced genomic scaffold, ASM1834038v1 S000006635, whole genome shotgun sequence genomic window, GAGTAGTAACATTGCCTGATTTTGCAAATCCTTTGGAATTTCCTAATTTTTATGAAACAAGTGTTATTGAAATGACAGGATGCAAAAGTGATGTAGCATTTTTGACTAAAGTTTTCAAGAGCCCACCACCAGAAATGGGTAAGCCATGAAAATATACTGCTAAATTTTTCATATTACTGTATAACAGCGATATGTTAGGTACTATgaactgtttataaaaaaattaataacaacaataaatgacTACATAAATAAAAGGGCAACGTCCACACAATACCTGTTAATTAGTTAGCAATTTTTACTGACTTGTAACTCAATTCATTGCTTAAATATGCTTATTTATACTTTAATTCAAAACCAAATTCATGATTTATGTGATGATGCAACAAAACTAGAATATTTGTGATTCAAATTTGTTATTTTCAGTGGGAACATTACTGTAAGTGTTACCATAGTGTGAACTTGGTGGGAACAGAAATTAAATAAGATATATGCATCAGGTTTTGACTCAAAGGtaataatacaggtccttctcaaaaaactatattgtgaaaaggttcattattttcaaaatgtaatgataaaaattaaactttcatatttttagattcattgcacaccaactgaaatattttcaggtcttttattgtttaatactaTGATTTTGGCATGTTGAAAACCAacaattcctatctcaaaaaattagcatatttcatgaTATGTTTTATTCAACCTTCATAATTATGTTCAGaatcaatacttggtcgggaatccttaaAGTGCTCAATGTTGGCATGGAGGCaatgtggcactgctgaggtttaTAGAGGATGCTTCGATGCAAGCCATCCATTTTCTCTTCACAATCCATCTATGGGGTTCTAAAGTTTGATGATGTagaataccatggtcagtaaactcATGGGTTTTTGTGTCAGAACATTCTCATCTCCCATAAGCTGTCATGtgaaaatctcctgatagctggCTTCTATCCTCCATCTCTCAGCATCCCCCCGACATGGACTGTGAATAATTTTGGCATTTTCCTAATGTGACAAAGGGCATAAGTTTAGGTACCTTCAACATCTTCTCCACTCTTAAGCCAATACCGTCCAAGGGCAGATGGTACCTTCAACATCTTCTCCACTCTTAAGTTTCTACTCCACACCTGCTGAAGGAGACATTTACAGCTTTCCTCAGGTCCGTAACCGTGAACCACATAGCCCTCCAATTTCTTTCTGTCAACCCTCTCGCTTTGAGGTGTCAATGTGGCCTTCTGGACAGGCAGTCAGGTCAGACCAAAATATTGGGTGAGTGtgaaagcctcaggaatcttttgcaggttttttattattatcaaaatgattaggttaatagctcgtttagagattTCAGCtcaaatttgttaaaaacaaattttcaactgttaaaacattttttcacatGCATCTTCCAATTTCCtatgcatgtatttataaaacaatatgcatCATGAAAGGacctgtttaatttatttatttacattatggaaaatatccattcgatgaactttttcacaatatctcTAATTCTACCTGTAAATGTGTTAAGTTGTATGATATTTAttggaattaataaataaagttttgtgtGTTTCTAGATGCACCCCATACATCCATCTATTTCAAAGGATGATGTAGAGTGGGTGTTCATAACACCTCTCATCTGTCCATGTGACTGGCTTCTATCCTCCATCTACCCTGGAACTTTCTCACTCATTAAAGGATCCCCCAAGCATTGTTCCCATCAATTTTCTCTGAATCTAGTATTACTCTAAGACTCTTCTGGAACCTCTcccacaaattaaacaaaaaaaaaacaactgactaTAAAGCAATggaaataaaaattttcaaactGACTATAAAATTTTCTGACCAATATATACTCACATGGTTCAAAACTAACATATTTAAGTcaccataaacacaaacaaaaagagcAAACTGCGCATCAGCATCATATACATTAAGTAATATACTCACATGGTTCAAAACTAACATATTTAAGTGTCTGTACAGTCAAAGAAAGCTTTCATGTGCTAATTACACAAACCTCATTAGACACTTTAAATTGGGCACTATGATACTGTTATATTGGGTCTTAAATGTTCACGGAAAATGTTTCCTTTTCCATAAAACCACCAtctaaaaaacatataatataaagatGAACATAAAGAGAAGGCACTGTGTTAGTAAAGGATCCTGAGActcttattctgttttttttttcccttatgttTTGGTGAGCACACAACTTTGGGCCTGATTGCCTTGGCTGTGTGCTgtcctgtttgttttgtgttttagtttgGAGCTTTGAGTCTGGTTCCTCACATTTAAGTTTCGGTTAAGATGTCAGGATGCTCAAGCTCAAAATGTGAAGAGCAGTGGGATAGACCTATTGTTAGGAGTCTGTCATGCCTGTGATTTGCCTCCCTCCCTCCCTAAATTCCTGTTGATCCAATTTTGCAGCATTAAAGTTGTTCTTTATGAAAATCATTATTATGAGACCAGCTCTGATGAATGGAATGTAGGAGTACCAGAGATGATAAATAGATAAACTGCTgtgatatatgtattatatatatatatatatatatatatatatatatatatatatatatatatatatataaattaaaggtattgaaataatttataagcattattattattgtttctgttagtagcagtagtagtaagATTATTATAATGCAACATTTTCTTAAGAAGGGTCATTTGTTTTAAAGGTCCTGGAAAATTTACGTTCTAAAGGAAATATTAGGCTACTTGTACTTTTTGAAAAGACATCCATGTAGCCTACTGCAACTAACTGATGTATCCGAGTTCTTTCTTATCAACATATTTATCTGACATCTTGTTCTGCATCTCCCCATGCGCTTTTGTATGAGGAAGTATCACAAACTTAAATACCTGGTGCACAATAGCGTAGCAAGTCAACCCTGagccttttttatttaatgggcCCAAAACAACAAGTGCAACAAAGAGCCATTTACGGATGTTCACTGCAGCATATCGGGAAAGTATTAAACACATTGCTTTGCAAAGGACAATTACAACTAATTAATTTCATCCGATAAATAGACTACATAATCTCTGTAAAGTAACAGGCCAGATCCAACACAAGAGTGTTAGTAATAGTCAAAAACTGTCTATTGATCAATTTacctaatatatttaataaaataatgtgcgTAAACCACAGTCAATGAATATTAATCTTatatcttattaatattaatgccaGAGATAATAAATGGATAAACTTTGTGTTTAGTATTGCTGTTGTATAATATGCTAGTTACCAACTGCTTACACATTAACGTCACAAAATATGagtctctgtatatatatatatatatataaagttagtTTTATCTAAATTAGTTAGACTGTTAAATCCatagtgttttcttttaaaattaaagcagTACGCTGCATAGCAACATTTGACATTTACACCTGCAGTAACTGGTTGTAGAGTTATCTTGGACATCAATCGCATGAACATGAACAAAGCACTGGCAGCATTCAGCTTGGATTCAGAGTGAGTGAAAATGTCACTGCAAAAGCTCTTCAGCTGTCATCTCATATTAGCACTCTCTATATGTCTTGTAGCGGAAAGTGGTAAGTAAAATGAGAGgtattgaaataataaatatcaacaaTAATTGCATCATTATTGTTACTGTTACTtttattagcagtagtagtaaaattattatattgcaaCATTTTCTTAAGAAGGGTCATTCATTTTAAAGTTCCTGGTAATGGTCGTTCTAAAGGAAATATtacttatacttttttaaaagacatCCATGTAGCCTACTGTAACTGACTTATGCATCCAAGTTCTTGTTAGTATATTTATCTGACAGATTTTTCTGCATCTTCATTCTTTTTCAGCTAATGTATATTACAGATACCGTATGTCAAGATGCATCTACAGCTCCTCTAACATCAGTGACATGGTGTATTTTGACAACTACTATTTCAATAAATATCTATTCATTCAGTTTGACAGCACTTTGGGGAGATTTGTGGGGTTTAATGAGTATGGAATGAAACTTGCAGAGTTCTGGAACAGTGGCCCTTTAGTGCATGAAGAAAGAGATATTGTGAACTGGTTCTGCAAAGGTAATGCTGAAATCTTTGACTCCAGTATCAGTGATAAATCAGGTAAGTGGCACAagacttttctttcatttttgctgTCAACATGTAGAGCAAATGCTAGTaactagaaaataataatttaacataatgTCTTAATATCACCAGAAATGGTAAGCACTAGAATTTCAAAATGTAAGAACTGAATTTGAAAAACTTATTGTGAATAAAGACAAAaagatttttatactgtacaaactgtattgtctcccttaaacctacccattacagaaaacatttacaaaaacatcaCTTAGTATGATTTGTAAGCTGTTTTCCCTCATGGGGAACAACAGATGTCCCCACAAGGAGAATGATTTCAgatattgccatctttgtggggacattttgcctgaaccacacacacacacacacacacacacacacacacacacacacgcaaacaacaTGAAACTGTATTTAAGATGTTGCTCTTCTTGATTCAGTGAAACCAAATGTTAAGCTCAGTTCAGTGACGGGGGCTGGTGGCAGACATCCAGCTGTGTTGATGTGCAGCGCATATGAATTTTATCCTCCACACATCAAAGTGTCCTGGTTGAGAGATGGTAAACTGATGACCTCTGAAGTGACCTCCACTATGGAGATGGCTGATGGGGACTGGTTCTACCAGATTCACTCTGAGCTGGAGTACACCCCCAAATCTGGAGAGAAGATCTCCTGTATGGTGGAGCACGCCAGCTTCAGTAAACCCATGATCTATGACTGGGGTAAGACGAGACACTCAACAGCTGTCATATTATAACTGTGTTTGTGGTAAGCATACTTTGACATTTGATATGACATACTCCACAGATCCGTCTCTCCCTGAGTCTGAGAGGAATAAAATTGCTATTGGAGCATTTGGTCTGGTGCTGGGAATCATTATTGCAGCTGCTGGACTCATTTACTACAAGAAGAAATCAACAGGTCagtgaatatgaaaataattcaGAATGATATTAATCTGTGTTCTGTATATCATCCCTGTACATGCATGTAACTTGacaatctttgttttgtttttgtttttttgacagggAGGATCCTAGTACCTCAGTAATGATGGTAGATTTCTACTTAAACTCACTTGTTAAACTCAATCACTTGGTCAATAATTATGCATATTACAGGTCATCGTTGTGACCGCAAGGGGACTAATAATGAACAATTTATCTTTATGACATCCTTCATAATACCTCCTTTCATACACAAACCTAATTTTCACAATCATTTAGATATTGCTTCATTTCTAAAAGATAAGACAagaaatataaagatataaaaagaagaaatataacataaaatctgCTACTttcagggctgtgtttcccaaaacaaCTATGGCCGCAATTCTGTCGTTAACAATAGTTCAGTGAAACTTGCGACTATAATTAGCAaaagatgcttttgggaaatgcctGGTACTGTATGAATGTCAGATCATATTTGAGTATAAGAACTTATTCAATGTGGACAATTATGTGAATGatgtgtaaaatataatacatgaaATACTgagtatatttattgtatttgtacaTAATAATGCAATTGGAACCAATGAGTCTGTTAATGTTGAAATGGATactcataaaataaaagtatttgttgcTATGGTGAATAAATGGCAATTAGAATATCTGATGAGCATATCTCATTCttctttattttaagaaaactgGTTAGATGTGAATGTGTAAATTTGCATGTAATTGGTCTTATTGGAATTACATACTTCTATTAAGGAGACTGTCCCCTAATTTTACCCTAATAAGGCTCACTTCAGAAAGTGTTGAGAAATAACGTTgctcttcaaaaacattttaatgttttattcaaataagTACAGATGATATTAGCTTGTAATGATTTATCTTTTATGATCAGTAATTTTTAGAATTGTAATAGGCATTAAAAACTTAGCGGGGATCCATTCTGATATTTTCTCTGATCTCAAAGGAAAAATACATAAAGAAGAAATAGCTATGATTAATGCACAGAAGTTAAAGGAAAGAGGAAGGGAGTAACTGTTGATTAGGGGTTACCTgctagaataaaacttttttttttttttcccactgaaaTGCGTCTTCATCTCAAAATAATCATCTgtcaaaaatgctatttattaaaaatgttacataaacatgtaaaaactttttttattgctgaCAAATGTTCCGGAGTGCATCGTTAAGTTCATTAAACTGTCAAAGTTCCACAAAGGTCTGTTGtggattttgtttaattttttgcttaatttttgttCCTAGGTCTGTAAGGTTACAACCAATTACCtcagagatcagatgtgctaaatcAGTATCCatatttaaatccagactcaaaactcatctgtttagttgtgctTTTACTGAATAAGCACTGTGCTACTGTACGTCCAAACTAAATGTATTGTATCTTATGTATCATCATGTTCtgttcttaactgttttaattcattttaaataaatgttttaaaaatcattttaaaatgtaattccttgcttttattgttgtgattattttattattattttaatttaagtcgTCAACACATGAAGAGCATGTGGCATGAATTTTATTTGTCATGTAGGTGTCACATTAACAATGTCTAACGCAACTTCCTGTTAACTGACTTTGATTGCATTAttgtattttgacttttaattCAGCCATTTTATGTTTATCACaaattatgcattgcaatcctaaAAAGAAGTGATATGTGTATACTGTAGCTGAATTCAGTTACATGAGGCTGTCAGACTGCAGGACATTTAATAGTGTTTTGTGCGTACtttctatgtttttaaaaatgattggtatcatgttggaaaaatgctttgaattaaaATTTCTTCATGTGAGGTTAGTTGGTCATGAAATTATACAACTGGATTTAAGAGCAGAGTTTACTTGCAATAACATATGCAAATTGACAATCCGGTTCAGACATGCATAACGGGACACATCTATAAAAACTGTTTCAGAAGCCTTAAATACACCTGGTACTGTATATTCACTGGTATACACCTGttataaatacacaaatgcaCAAGTATATTCATgtacaaaataaagaataattaattttcaatttagtGCTAAGCACCGACTAAAATTAGCAAAATTCTTTTATGTGTCCTATTGAAAATTAAGTCTTACTTAAGGGTTGGCATTCTACATTCATCTGACCTGCTTCATTGTTTGGCGTGTTCCTTATTCCTTATTATGTTGATGATTTGAGATTGTAAAAATGTTAAGATCAGACCCAAACTATCAGAGGCTTTAATTGGTTTTCATTATTTGtgcactcagttttttttttcttaatgtcacTGGATTTAACTCTCTAAAGCACAGACACTGTTTgcttgcccccccccccatttgAACATTATGAAGGTATATATATCATCATCAAGATCACAGTAACTTTCACATGATTAGAGGACCTTCCTTTTTCCCCGTGTGCTTTTGTATGAGGAAGTATCACAAACTTAAATACCTGGTGCACAATAGCGTAGCAAGTCAACCCTGagccttttttatttaatgggcCCAAAACAACAAGTGCAACAAAGAGCCATTTACAGATGTTCACTGCAGCGTATCAGTAAAATACTAAACACATTGCTTTGCAAAGGCCGTTACAACTAATTATTTTCATCCAATAAAAAGACTACATAATCTCTGTAAAGTAACAGGCCAGATCAAACACAAGAGTGTTAGTAATAGTCAAAAACTGTCTATTGAGCAATTTacctaatatatttaataaaacaatgagTGTAAACCACTACACAATGTAAATCACAGTCAATGAATATTAATCACTGAATTTTAAAGGACATTATGAGGCTGCTTGGGAAATGCTGAGCGAGCTTTGCGCCATACAGCCAATGAAGTGAATGATGTCATAGCTTTATGGATGCGGGTTCCTATATCTGCCTGGGCCcatgtgcacatacagtacatacccTGCACACCCAGATGCCACTGCTGGTGCAGGTTTGGCTGTATTCACTAcagtaatggattttttttttttatgtcaaaactTGTTTAACATGATTGTTGTAAACATACAAACAGGTTCTTTTACAGGGGCCCTAAAGCCTGAAAACATGAGGAAGTTTTGGTGGAACTATGGGgaagttttgattaaaaaaaacaaacaaaacttttgatAAAATTTGATAACTTCCCATGTAAATGTACGAAGGTATGAAGTATGTAAGTGTATGAAATGtactggggtctcatttataaacattgcgtacgcacaaaatgggcatagaaacacaCGTACACAATTTTCCACACTCATATCatgatttatacaaaataaacttggcgtaaatatgtacgcaccgtacactgtaaaccctaataaGTTGAGACTACTCAAATGATTTGAGGAAAGTGATTCCCTCAGTTTAATTGAGTAATGGGAAATTGACAACTCAGTTTAATTGAGTTCACCTAATGTGGTCTTCTCATTCAATTAACTTATTTAAGTACAGATAACATAAAAGGGAAACAGACTAAACTCAAACGTTCCAGTTTATATATTGTTGTGTTTATTggctttaataaaattattaatcattaaaacaattttttttcaacaacttTATTTGGGTTACACTacatcaggggtctccaaccctgctcctggagagctactgtcctgcagatttcagctccaacctcaatcaaacacaccagaaccagctaatcaaggtgttcagggctacttgataattacagacaggtgtgttggagcagggttggaactgaagtctgcaggacagtagctctccaggagcagggttggagatccctgcactACATAGATGAATTTCAATGATGTATACTGACTTAACTGCATtatgacatttaataaaacaaatggaaTATCAGAACAATTAAAAGCACACTGAACAACAACTGACATGTTTCTCACCTTAATGTATTTAACAGAAACAATGCTTTTATAAGAGTAAACTCATATTATtaagtcacattttcaaaagaaacattttaacagtCACCAAAATGTGAATCTGTATGGGGCATAGAAATTCGCAGAGTATTTGTGAATGGTAGTAGCTTTTCAAagtgtgcaaaaaaaagaaaagttcctcttcaggaactcgagctgcgtcgaatactttggggaacgcgtctagcgtgagcgactctgaatttcgtgtgtaatcagtccagtggaagagcgtgacgtcacgggcggggtgacgtaagcgacaaggaagctataaaagcacgtgctgCGCAGCTGGCGTTagcttcgcgtcttcagcaagcgctctgtgtgtgaatgtcctcagtttgtcttgtgagtcttatttactgttgtctgtccagtagagctccaagTCATGTCTAAGAGCAAGGCGAAAACAAAGCATtgttgtgtgttcctccctgcccgcgATATATAacgagtggggatacacacagcttgtgcgtggtctgcctgggttcgaagcacgctgagtcagctctcgagggggccgacttTCCCGCACTGCGAGAGAATGTCGGTGCGGCTGCTTcgttcccggagggctctcttcgaggagggagccttcgccagcaTTCCCCGCGGTGCCGGCCCCGCTTCTGCTgaggcagaacggcagctgcactcgtggggttcgcaagtggatctgGCAGAGTGAATGGAGACGGGCcagtccctatctccttccacttctgccagatccggcACCCAATCCCTAGAGTCGGAAGCACGCTCAgcggttccttccacccagggagagggatcgacactcccgcctctcttcctccgaggaggttgagaGCTCTTAGAGGTGGTGTCATTCGGCACCCCACTCGCCGCGGTATG contains:
- the LOC109061736 gene encoding H-2 class II histocompatibility antigen, I-E beta chain-like isoform X1 — protein: MSLQKLFSCHLILALSICLVAESANVYYRYRMSRCIYSSSNISDMVYFDNYYFNKYLFIQFDSTLGRFVGFNEYGMKLAEFWNSGPLVHEERDIVNWFCKGNAEIFDSSISDKSVKPNVKLSSVTGAGGRHPAVLMCSAYEFYPPHIKVSWLRDGKLMTSEVTSTMEMADGDWFYQIHSELEYTPKSGEKISCMVEHASFSKPMIYDWDPSLPESERNKIAIGAFGLVLGIIIAAAGLIYYKKKSTGRILVPQ
- the LOC109061736 gene encoding H-2 class II histocompatibility antigen, I-E beta chain-like isoform X2; the protein is MELYITILTLTIVLSTDAETNVYYRYRMSRCIYSSSNISDMVYFDNYYFNKYLFIQFDSTLGRFVGFNEYGMKLAEFWNSGPLVHEERDIVNWFCKGNAEIFDSSISDKSVKPNVKLSSVTGAGGRHPAVLMCSAYEFYPPHIKVSWLRDGKLMTSEVTSTMEMADGDWFYQIHSELEYTPKSGEKISCMVEHASFSKPMIYDWDPSLPESERNKIAIGAFGLVLGIIIAAAGLIYYKKKSTGRILVPQ